AAGAAAGTGCATTTATGATTTTCGGAACAGTCTGTATATGGATTTTGTATGTATATGTATTTTATTGACGTTTTCTGTAACTTTAGACTTTGAACTCATcgaaaaacattgatttaggCATGACAATATAAATGTGATAACACAACTTACCAcggattttgtatggaaattacgGCGGAGTTCTACTGTATTTAGTTAAGCTTCTTCACTATAAGTGTTTGCGAATAAATAGTTACAATTTGAGCCTCAATTGATTGGTaatattaaaacttaaaattttgtagaagaaattTGGTTCATGTTCACATTATTGTGCGAGTAACACAGCCTGCACTAGTACGTGTTTTTGCCAAACTtgggaagaagaaaaaaaatattatttcaatacACCTATGTTCCGAGTTATGCCCTCACTTATCCACTGAACCGATGGTTAAAAACCGACAATACTAATATGCAATAACAATCGGATAACCGGAAAACCtttaaatttggaatatttttttttaaatttttattttgaggttGTGGCGAGGTTCTGGGGTGCGTGTGCGTTGTTCAATTGATTCTGAATATTTATAATGGCATTATTACTTAGGcttgaaattctgaaaaaaatggttcgatTCTGGTTTTTAGTTATGCCTTTGGGCATTaagtttgatgaattttgattaaTCGCTGCAATGCATTGGATTTAAGTTTGCGTTTATTTTAAGCAAGATTTCGGAACTATCCTTAATAGTACTTATCCTGAATTATTATTCTTTTATTTAGAAATATCCTGTTGGATTTGAAAGTCAGACACCTACTTCTTGGAAAACATTTAGCAGAACTGATATAAGAAAATCGTTACAAACTTTTGATAACAATTGAAGatacaaatttttgaactttattgtatgaaatgaacaaaataaaagtctaaatttaattttaaattattgttcattcgaaataactgcaaaaaaaaactgcaatctGTTTGTTAAGGTTTGAAAACCTTACTTTGAAGGGTATTTTGTAGTATTGCTAATTGTGTATGCAATTCGTTTCCTGTTTaaattctgagtttttttttggttgatattAATGATTTCAAACCTAGTTTTGGAGATTTCCCTTTTATCACGACAAAGCAGCTCGATTTTAGtgaattttggttattttttcgtatcatttaaattattcttcGAGAAATTTATTCTGTATGCCTTTAACATTTAGTTACTTCAAAGAAAAgtgttttgatttcgatttcattTGATGTTGATATGTTCTTCGACCAAACAACGAAAATGACAAAgggtgaaatttaaattaaacatgTCATATTTCCCTCCAACAATCCAACCCAACCAAACATTCACCGAAGAACGTGTGCATCAGGTGGAAAATTATCTCAACAACGGCTGGCTCATTCAGGAAGGCGGCAGGCAAAAGAATGAATGGGCGCCCGATAATGCCAACATACATATTTGCAGGTGACACATTTGCGCTGCCATGCCGTGTGCTGCCGGAAAACAGAAAGAAAGAAACTCACTCAGGTTCACAGAATAATTATTTGGATGGTTGGTTTTTCTCaacgaaaaataaatgaacGAAGCCCGGGTGTCTGGTATTCGTATTTGTTTACCGAGAATTGATAAACAGTGTTcaagatttaaatttatattgcctTTTATGAGAAAGGAAACTTGACtctacatttgaaaaattagtgTAATTCAAAAGAATAATTCTTCAAAATGATCACTTTGGATATTAacttgaattattattatttgatcACAGCCACGttttgaaaggaaaaataaaaattataaaaaagaataaatttcgcTTGAGAAGATTAAATACTTTCCCTTACCTGAAGTGAACTCAACTAGTTTTCCATTTAATCGGCTTTGATTGCTTTCAAGAAATCGAGCTGAATATTTTCGCCTCAATGTTGTCATTGCTTATATGTTACAAATAGATAGGAATTCCGAATCGATAGAACATCAACAGGATTCCATCTGTTTTGGCAAACGAGAATGTCTTTTCGAGATCGAGAGGAGTGAAGTTCACAGGCTTTAATCGGATTGAACAATAACAGTTGTCGTCCTCCTTGGATTCGAGAGTAGTTTATTACTTAATCCTTCAAATCAAAGTGAAGTAAACCTTAGACAAATCTTCCGGaggaaatttcattcaaatttcttgGAAGAATTGGAGGACAATCCTTTTAAATTAGAAAGGATCCTCAACTCGATTAATGTTTCTgtgggaaataaaaacaaaaaccgatCTTTCTGAGGGATTTTCTTCGAACTCGATAGGACCACCGATTTAAGAGTTCGTTAACAAATGATTGTTTCTATAAGGttctatacaaaatttaaattctctcCCTTCTATTATAGGTTTCCTCTCAATTGACTCATAACACAGCGGGTCACGTGTTGACTTTTTCCCTCACTGAAGGGTCTTTTCAGAATAGACGGCAAAAAGGGTGCCGAGTAACTTTCCGATAAGCTCGGTCGACCGGTGTCGTCACGACAAAGTACCAACCTACCAAGAACTTTTACGTTTTGTTATGCCGGCATTTTCCTTCCAAATGTTCAAAGGGATTCTGGCTAGTTGTAAAGTTTTGCAGCAGCCGTTCTAAGCTAGGTGAAGCCTTTCTCTAAGCACGGTGAAAAGCTGTAGGATCTTTCGAAAGGTAGAGGCTTATTCGTCTCACTTTCTCATTCTGGCTTTTTTGACTGTCTTTGGAACCTGTCGAGTCTGAGCTCTCGTTCATAAATCATAACAACTGAATTgccaaatatttatatttaatttgaattcttaatccatatttttatcataaatttattgttttgaattaaaaagcgTATTCTATTTCTGATTGATAGGTTTTATAGTTTAGATCGGGTCTGAATTAGATACAAAGTCAATTGTAAACGCTTCATCTGtttctaaaatctgaaaatttcattggttTTTAGTATTAGAAAAGTAAAGCTTATTTTATAGTTTCAAATGTTGATCAGGAATCCAAATCCAGATTGTATCCGAAATCTGAGAACTGAAATCCAAGTCTGATTCTGGAAATTGATAAACGCATCAAATGGCGAATCTCAAGAGATTATAAACGAAATAAATCGTAGTTAGTTCCATTCTTCTACTCAGAGCTATCCGCTTATTTAGGTCAAATTTTTATGACAATTCACAACTATTGTACAAATACtgtacatatttttttcctctCGAACGATTTGTCCAGCACAATAAAACACCAATTGAAATTTGGatgaatttcaatcaattttgaaatttatctaTCGATACAGGAGCCccgaaatatataaaaatcacttaattttttttcgtgagaAAACAAACAGGAAAAACGCGACGGCAAAAAACACGTCTCTTCTCTAGCACGGCTTACTGCGACTTCCAACAAGTCGATCACATTAAATTCAATATGAAAaactctttttcgaaaaaaaaaatcaccagcatGGCTGATTACACCAATCCTTCTAGATTTCGTCCTCCGAAGTTCAAcgactttctgaattttttgaaaCCCCCTTAAATTATTCTGCAGATTGAACCAATTTAAGGCAAATGCATGTGAGATATTAAATCATgatttggcataatttttttttcacttgtagTGATTATGACttaattttttcacaatatttccacaattttttttttgattttgtaacaAATTTGCTATCGTTAAATCGTCTGAATAGGAACACAAATGGgaaacacattattttgatcaaaatatcAAGCAAtcttaatattgttttttctccttTTAGAATCGAAACTGATTCATTGCGTAAAAGCAACTATAAATTCAGTTCACTTAATGTAGCCtcagtaaatttaaataattcttGTTTGAATCATGAATAAAATCACCAAATTATATACCATGACAAATGTTGTATGGCATCACTGCAAAAAGTGATGTGACATGTCTACAATCATCAAAGCAGCCTTTCTTTAGTGTAGCAGCTTGAAGCtagaatgttttatttttaattcattatcaGGCTCTAAGCAATTGCTAGATGAAAACTAACCTTAAGTTTCTTACAATTATACAATAGTTTCAATTCCGTCATAACTTATTGCATTCGGGGGAACTAGGAATTTAGGTTAAATTTTTTCGAAGTAACCTGTTTGATTTTAACAACACTTTAGCAATCAATTTGAGGGTAATTTTAATCAACACTTACTTTTTTACCTCTTTAGGCTTAAATGTAAACATCTAGTCTagatttttggtttaaaaaattgtttttagccataatgattttatcaattacgcacggcaaaaattttaaaaactacctcccgcttgtttttgtttacgtttttctCCCGTTCGTGATCAATGTAGTAGAAAGAGAGGTGATGAGTAAGTTTgtcagatttcccggttttatccgagtttgcccggatatttgatacaaaatttgcccgattgcccggattttattgaaaaatgctaggatttttcactttatttggcaaatgaaacgaaaaaaaaaaattaaattgtattgtaattttttttttaatttagccatcaaaacaagaaaaattttagctgtttttgcaaaacgatgaaataatttttcgaaacctAAGATAGgtacgatttaaaatttgtttttgaattctgatgaaaaaatattttttttcttcaattttttatcttgatttttgttgagtaatttttgggttttgacaaaatttgcccagatatttccCGGATTGTTGGGTGTCAATTTAGgaataaaatgcccggatttggccagatttttataaaaatggtcCGGATTATCCGGCCAGATACGTGCCGAGAAAATTTTGGCAGCCCTggtgatgagaaagaaacgttgcaaaGTTAGTAGTAAAGTTTTTTCATCGTAAACATAGTTGGCCATGACGGAAGAGATGTTGCTACAGACTATTTTCGCGACGCATTTAGCCTGGGATAAATGAAGCTCCCTGACAATGATGCGTCTTTTTTTCTAgtaaacttgcaatagtgtgcGTTTTCTTGGACcgccttagagcaagttcactcgtgttgggttGAAAGTGGTagacatttttcaacttttaccacattttgtgaattttaccatGTCAAAATGTTTACAAGTTCTTTTGACGTTATATTTGTTTACAGCACTGTGCTTATTTCAGCGAAAATAgtacacgtgttgtaaaaaaattgaaggccgaACTGAATTggagattttgaaaatgtttttgcatggtaaagttttcaatatgtgCTACAAGTGTAAAGATTTCTAGCGCGCACTTTACGACAAGAGCTGCCGAGCAAAGTTGCcggaatcacagaaaaatctttagtttcacaaaatttcacgcaaatttttatcacacagtctgtgtcacagaacacaaaattaaaaaaaaacagatttcagaaatttttaaaattttgtacgtattttctaAGCAACATTTATTTATGTCAGTagcaatttgagttttttaacgTTGAATAAAAATACAGTAATACTGGTAAtgtttactgatttttttttccaaataaaatttaaagaagaccCAATTCTTCAGGACTGTTCAATGAAATTGGTGTAAATAACATCAcaaaaaaaccatcacagaatttttggattaAATCACAGAaggtcagaatatttttttgcataaatacataatttttctCGGCAACCTTCATTTTGCGTTGATACTCGCCCAACAGTCTCCCACCCGTAAACCTGATCCGGTCCACTATCTTGAGCCACCGGATTAGTATTAGTTTCAAACCTTGCATGATGAGCGGCACTCTTCTCTGGACCCACCGTCTGGACTCTGTCAGCAATCtcagagtggctccagagagtctgTCCATTTGAACCAAGACAAGATGACGCAATACGAACGAGTTCTTGGGATCTTGTGAGATACACAGAACGACGTGTTGGCTCCTTTTACGAGCTAGTAAAAATGCTAATGCAGGACCTTTGGCGAGCGGGTTGCGAATGGGACCAGTAAATTGGCGGATAGTATTTAGAAAAGTGGCGACAGTGGGTCACAATGTTTTCTCTGGTCGAGGGTGTTCGAATTCCAAGATTGGATTAACACCTTCTGACCAAGTTGGCTACATATCTTCAGTAATGCTAGGGAGAACGCGTACGGAAGCGTCGCGTATCTTAGGATTTGTGTGAAAGATACCATAAAGTGTTCGTTGGTGATGGCTCGATCGAAAGTAACACCGATAAAACTTCTTCCTATTCCAAGGCTTGAACTGAAGGCAGCAGTCTTGGGAGCAAACCTTTTTtcatgttgcaaatttgcacagTTGGGTGCATTTTCCGATTTATCTCCAACTGCCAGCGTAGCGTTACTGGCAAACCCATCGAAGCTGTCCTACCGACTCCAAAGCTTAAAAAGCTCATCAAGGTTGAAATTCCGTTTGTAGTGGTTCCGTTGCGGCAATACGAGCTCTCTCCAGGTTGGCTCAGAACGATTCGTACAGCGACGAAGTCAAGACAATGAAGGAGAATGCAGAACTAcctttccaaaatttgtttttcactaTAAAAGTTCATTACTCTTTACAAGTTAGTGCCCTTGATCGACGCCGATGCGATGGTGTGTGGAGGATGGAAGGTCGTACTGAAAAGGCAGAGTTCTTCCCTTTCGATTCCTGATAATTCCACCAAGATTTCCCTATGTGACGGATCTATTGATTCATTGAAATCGAGAAACGGGGAAAAACCTTTCCTCTACAGAAAAGGGGTGGCGACCCCATTTGGTGAGCAAATTAACCTCATTGTGAATGCTGATGGTGAAGAATTCTTTCAGCataattatgattaaaaaaggAAGTCGGTTGATTCAAACTGCTTTAAACGTTGACACATTAACACATTAacacattaaaaaaacttttttgcgcCCACTTATCGTGTAGTTAATCGGGACAAGTCCATAAACGATTTCTAAATCCCCCAAGATTGTGGAAAATAATGTAAAACTGGAGAAATTTTACTTTGGTCATGATCTTTGAAGAATAGGACTTTCAGCTTTGGCAGGTTGTCTTTTAATCATAATCTTAATttagtttgagtttttttaccCCTGTAGTTAGGCAGCaccatcaacattttttttgaatataagtGTGGGTGGCAAAAAAGCCGATTACTGGGGATTGTAAATATCTAAGTATATCTGCAATCAAAAAACTATCCTCTGagttgtattttaaataatgGAAGCTTAaatgaattcatttttattgttgaacAATTTCCAAGTACACTCTCCTTTGTTggtactcaaaattaagtttgaccgaAATTCAAAAGATAGTTctattctatgaacttaaagttgagttccatttttcctccttgcgatggttcaagaCGGAGTTCATACTGCGAGCTCAAAGTTAAGGGCTGCctctgaagtgctgttttgatctaaaataactttattttgagtttgaCAAGAGGAGCGTGTATAAGAATTTCTCAATAAATAAACAACTGTCCCCATCCACCCCTCTTGgtgtgtgaaaaaaattaatctttaaaaacatGTCTAGTAAACCAcgctttaaactttttttttttgctttggttAGGTTTGGTCCATCTAAAACAAATCGGGTTCAAAACGAGCAGCATTTGACAGAAATGTTAACGAAAAGGTGTAAAAATCGTCCCAGTTCACCCCATTTCACTGTATAACATTTGTTGCCACATTTTAAAGGTTTAAACAGAATATTGGATGCTTATATCGCCGAACTATAAAGACATCCGATAAAATAATTGCTgccacaagattttttttttctaaatttgaaataaaactattttctttTGTTGAAATACTTGATATTTTGTTTCAGTTAATTATGTCTCATCAACATTCTTGTCTACATATCAAATTCCAAGTTCAACGAGAGTTATTGAattcaatgttttctttttctcttttatgaaacaagttcaaattcgtcGATTTACAGTTGAAATAATCGTATAAGTTCTTAAAGAAACCTTTTTCTGTGTCCGTCCCTTTTTGTTTCTTGCCATTGTTCGTCGTATTTGTCGAAACTTCATgaactttaaatcaaaacttgaaTCATAAAATTTGACGATTTTCATTCCTCTTctgatcaaggttgccgaaatcacagaaaaatctgtaatttcacagaattctgAGCATATTTTCATcccagaatctgtgtcacagaacacagaattttgaaatattctcagttttcacagaatttttaagttttgaatggttttccaaaattattatcTTTTCggccaatataaaatttaaatttcttactttgaatttgaagagTAAGATAAGATTAGTTATGTTGACTGAGTTTTCCCAATTAACATGTAAAAATGATCCaatatatcatgaattttcgatgaaatgaaaggaaaaagcatcacagaatttctgggtaaaatcacagaaagacagaattttttgtctcaaaaacacagaatttttttcggcaaccttgcttctGATTTGCTGAATCAGCCATTATAAGCTCTTTCGAGAGGTTCACGTTAAGAAACGATAGAATTTATCATTATAAttcgcttatttttttttctaaaataatatacactaacaaacaaaacaatatgGTTTGAAAAGGATTTGATccttttgattttcgatttgattATATATTgccgtgattttacgattcttatgaatctcaactcagagattcactcagaaaCGTCTgccactcacaagaatagatcaataacATAATAGTTTGTTTGCATTGCATAGTGTTTCCAAAACATCGATCGTATCCatagaaatcaattttatttcatttatcctAAGTGTTGCCAgataaaactattatttttgtttattttcattaaatttcatttgtattttacaaCTTCTTTATCTCATCTATACATTTCTTCTCATTTCTATTTTCAATAGAATCTTTTATTAACTGACTTTTGTTATTGTATTTCCCtagcataaaattttatttttcaaatatccttcAACTCAATTCCACTTTCCACTCTCAGCAAAGGCTTCGAAGTctttagattttatttattttctgcatattcttcatccaatccgaaaatattctttgCAATAGCCTTCCCAATCTGCGCTTTTCCTGTCGCTCTGTCTTTGTTTATCAAAgccttaacaatttgaaaacattcttagcaacagccttCCCAAGTGTGCTTTTCTTGTCGctctgtctctgtttaccaGAGCCAGAATAATCTGAAAGTATTCTTAAAAACAGCCTTCCCAACTAGAAGGCCAAATTAAGACAAACAGTAGCCTAAAAAATCTGCCTCTTCCTAAGCCGATCCGCCCTTTTCCACCGAAAGAcgcaatcaaaacaatcagcagcagtcttaaaattcaattccgtatttttccaccggaaggccgaatcaaaacaaacaatcagcagctacagttttaaaaatttacgctttcttagccaattccgtctttttcaccggaaggccaaatcaaaacaaacaatcagcagcagaagccttaacaatctgcgctttttTAGTCTCCCCGTCTAATTTATCGGAGCCGAAACCATTTCTAAACAATCTGAGCATCAGTCTTTCAAAGCTGTGCTCATCTTACAAACTTCGCTACTGTTGAAATTTTACGATTCCAATGAACCTAaactcagagattcactcagaaaCGTCtatcactcacaagaatagatcaatgacttactttgtttgtttttattgcctagtgttgccaaaataacaaacgttgccatagaaatctattttattttatttatcttcagtgttgccgaatacaactattatttaattttatttttattgaatttcttttattttttgaatatccttCATCTCCCTAAATTCTCTTGTCGAATATCGTTCATTAATATGTCATcaaaatgatttcaactatcGATGGTCTCACACTTCAGTAATCTATAAgcggatataaaaaaaaatcttaaagtaAAAAAGATCAAATTGTGTTACACTTTATCTTATTTGTCTTTCGAAGTTGGTTGTAGTGCATGTTGTATCATTGCATTTTTATCGGTTTGaggataaaaatataatttgttttgaaatagtgAAGAAGATTATCGAGTTTAATAACTAACATTTTGACTAATTcatagaaaagtcaacaaaagcgaaatttataattttctcaaatgttttgtaaaacaaagaacaaaaaatatgatattttgattattgtatttcatgaaatgttataACCATGTACATGTTTCAACAAGCAATCCTACCAATTATAAAAAGGTAAATCATTTTtggggaaattttaaaatgagaaacaaatgataattttacttgCTGTAAAAAATGAGAGCCCTAATTAGTGGTTTTAGCCCCTATATCACCCACACACACGTTACCGTTTCCGTTGTAATTGTTCACCTTGCCTCCATGGGAAATGTGCCTAACCGAAAACCTTGCCCTGCATATTGTACAGATACCTCAACCGATAGTCGTCCTCACTTTTCTGCCGCTCGTCCAGTTTCCTCAGCTGGgcctgttgttgctgttgctgttgctgttccGAATCATCATCCTTTAGCAAAGAGTCAAACTCCGAAATGCCATCGCCACCGCGATTATTGGTGGTTGCCAAATTAGCCAACGGAAGTAGAACTCGGTCATGCTCGTTCTGGAAGGTCATCAGCTCCTGCGGTGTAGGCCTACGATTTCGGATTGTATCCGGTTGTTCTGATCCAGCACGTTCCAGTCGGCGCTGTTCCTCGGCTAACGTTAGGAcactgttgctgctgcttctggTTTCGTCATCCGGTATTTGTCCTGCAACTTGTTGTTTGCCTTCATCAtcattggcgatcctgccactACTGCTTCTGTCATCTCCGCTTCGGTCTTTGAGCTCCGATTCCGGCCCAAGCGAAAACTCCATCATGGTGTTGTCATCCAGTTGAAGTCCAGCAGCAGGATGATGCCGGCTGCCCCCGTACCGTCTCAGGATTGGAATCCCTAGCCCAGCCGAGGACGATGCCGGGTAGAAAAAGTCGGCAAACCGTGGCCCACCGCTTTCGTCATAGTCGTTGCCATTTACGGCGAATGTGGCTCCGTGGCTCCGTTTGCCGATTTCGCGCAGGATGTCCCGGTTCCGTTCGACCTGGAAGGATAGAAAAGAAAAACGGACAAAAAAACGAGGGAGGTGAGTCGGTGTGTGCTGTAAGTTAGGAAATGGATTGACGTGTAATTGCACATCATCATGGTTTCGCGATTTGCTGGTTGCTGGTAATCGTTCGTGTACCATAGTAGGCTTGCGGTTTTGAAATGGTTGGTTGCATTCTGTGGTAGTTACACAGCAAATAGAATCCAGTTAGGCATGTTCGGTGAAAGATAATGCCATTGTTAACAACCGTTTGTGGGAATCGCGACTAACAACAGGTAGCGGTTTGCATTGCTTACACGCAGCCTTACAGTGATGCTTACACGTGCTGCATGTTGAAAGCTATTGACTTGGAACTATCTTTCTGTCAGTGGAACCGTTGCAATTTGAGTCTTGAAGAGCCGCATTGATTGGAACGCATtgcattgaaatttgaaacttggaTAAAATTGTTGACAGTGAAGTGCGGactgcaaaaaaaagtttctgccTCTTATGATATTTTGAGCAACGAATTTTCGCATTTTGAATTACAAAAGATTGTTCTAAGAAGCTTATTTACTATTGATGTAGGTACCTTCCAGCTGCGGTTCTGGtggggagagggggggggggcggtGGATAATTTACAAATgatgattttacaaattttcaaaaatagaccAATAAAAAAGAACTTTAATAAATGCCCGAATAACAAAGACCATGGTATTAGGTAATATAACCAAACGGTAATattcaatttaacaataaacttcatcctaatttcaaaatctttatcaaccttcaaaaattttgaaatcaccgTGATATTCAAAGTAAACGTAAAATGTACTGTCAATTCAAGACGCTTCACAGTTGCCAAATCTATCAGAAACATGATATCACAGCAATCATCTTATGATTTTTGTTGCAACTGTGTACTTCATAGTAAAAAGAAAATCCTAACCATAACAAAAATGGTAATCTTTTgcttttttaacccattttaaattttttgtgtaatCGTTTTTCAGCCTGAGGgctgaaataaattttacgTGTGCAGATTTTGTTTACGCGCCATTTATCCGGACAGTTTTTATGTTTTCGAGaattttcaaacgaaaattcatacggtaagtacttttaaaaattaattttgtctATTCTTTAATAACAATATTTCTACTTTTCTACGTTTCTACTCTACTTCAAGtcccatttttatttcgttgttGTCTGAGTGTGAACAGGACCGATGTTTGCGTTTGCGTTTGATTTCAACTCATATTTTGCCTTCAACAATGAATCAAATTAATATCAGTTTTCTTCAAACATATCCTTTTATTCATGATTTAGGAAGACTATTTGTTTTCTTCATATTTCTCATTCACTACAGAGCTGAAAAGAAGTCGGTTCAGTAGGGTCCATCGTACGAGGATATTGCGACGGTCGGATGAGAATGGATTCGATTTTTACGCCCAGGCATCCAATTATGCTTGGAGAAAACTATTCTATATCCAGGAAGAGGAGAAAAGAACAATGCATCTGAAATgtaagtaaatttattttaataaaagtatcgattaaaaattttcaattgtaaaaaatatccgaaaccccctatatcaaaatatgaataaatgtcAACCATGAAATTATACGGTCCAAACACATTCCAAAATTCCACAATTCCTATCAGAAAAACTGAATGCTCAAATAACCATCAACTTTATGGTTTTCTGTTCTCAAATGTatcgaaaaaattttgattttttcatggttatgTTGCTTATCAACCCCTCTTTTTTTCTGGTAATTTGTGCCAAAACCATGGATATCATAGTCAAAACCATTGAATTTGACAGTGCATTTGATCGTTTGTTAGATAGTAGTAGAAGAGAGAGTCTACAAGCCCTAGCTTTCTTACGTAGATTATTTTGAGACTCTAATAAAGCTGCCTTTTGGCTCATGAACGGCACGAGACGGTTCCCGCATAAATCAGCATTGTACAATAACGATTTCCATTATCTTTTTCCTAAGACACACTGAAGATTAGCTTTACAGTTTTGGATTATTGATGTACGATTAAGGTAGTCTTTATtccatgaaatggaatcgtttggacgcactttccGATACAGCGAcccgttaagtagagtaacattcattgtttttgcttttttctagagATTTTTCAAGAACATTAAGCAGAACTATAGATGTAATCGTTGTCATATCGTCCATTTCTATCTATTTACACGATAAACTGTATCTTTCAaagatctttttaaaatttacaggaaaaaagaaaacgatttattttataattgttttacaattatttaatttcttaaactataTGCAGGCTTCGGATTCATTTGAGAGCAAAAACCCACGGAGCTAAAATCTGCTCCCATTCTTTAAGCGGCAAGAAGGAATGAGAAGGAGTGACCATTTAGCTCCAGATGCAATGCAATGTTCCTAGGGAGCTCTTTTTGCCTCtcactctgctctgaaaagagaaaTGAGCGCTCTGCGGGAGTAGCTCTCTAGGAGAACGCCTTTGA
This sequence is a window from Uranotaenia lowii strain MFRU-FL chromosome 3, ASM2978415v1, whole genome shotgun sequence. Protein-coding genes within it:
- the LOC129758154 gene encoding uncharacterized protein LOC129758154; translation: MTKLTFLWLWMLATVLVCLSPQALAEPFTDSRILQPQDNSLLGPVKRTKPSLSIVNPLDVLRQRIILEMARRQMRENTRQVERNRDILREIGKRSHGATFAVNGNDYDESGGPRFADFFYPASSSAGLGIPILRRYGGSRHHPAAGLQLDDNTMMEFSLGPESELKDRSGDDRSSSGRIANDDEGKQQVAGQIPDDETRSSSNSVLTLAEEQRRLERAGSEQPDTIRNRRPTPQELMTFQNEHDRVLLPLANLATTNNRGGDGISEFDSLLKDDDSEQQQQQQQQAQLRKLDERQKSEDDYRLRYLYNMQGKVFG